The segment CTCGAAAATCAAATCCGTGCGTTACGACTACTTGAAACTAGTTTACGCTCTTCGATCTATCGCATAGACGTGCTACTTGCTCTCTATAAGGACAAGAAAGATAGAAAGAATCTGCGCGATATAGAGTTCTAAATTATTTTCGACCTTCTCCGGGGGAAGACGCAAACAAAAGCCGCGTTTCATTCTCCCGGGGATTGAGTGAAATCTCCCTAGCCGGTCCTTCTTCCACTAGCTTTCCTGCATCCATCACACCAATCCTAGTACAGAATTTAGACGCAGATTTTACGTTATGCGTCACCCAAAGTATCGTCGTCCCTTCCTCCTTTCGCAATTTGGACAAAGCGGAGAGGACTTCGGAATTCAAAATCGGATCCAATGCGGAAGTAGCTTCGTCCAAAAGGAGAATTTTCGGACGACATAGAAGCGCTCTAAGAAGAGCAAATCTTTGCAATTCTCCTCCGGAAAAAGAAGAAGGCAGTCGATTCCGATCTTTTTCTTCGAGGCCGAGTACCGGTAACCACTTTTGTAACAGGGAAGGATACTCTTTCTCTTCTCGAAAAAGACGCAAAGGCTCCGATAAGCTAGCCTCCATCGTCCAAATAGGATTAAAGCTCGAGACAGGATCTTGAAAAACCGGTTGAATCGTCCTCGAAGGATGAGAGGACTTCTTTTTGCCGAAGAATCGAACAGTTCCGTCTAATAACCAAGAAGAAGGAAATGGAAGACCCAAAAGGACGCGAAGAAAAGTGGATTTACCGGAACCGGACCGACCCAATATAGCCAGAAATTCCCCAGCATCCACTCTTAAGAAGATATCGCTTAGAAATTTTTTTTCTGGCGAACGAAGGGAAACCCCTTTGACTTCCAACGCATAATTAGGAAACGAATCGGCGGCTTCCATTCAATACCGGTTTAATGCTTGCCCAAAATTCTTACAACCAATCCTCTAAAGTCATGCCTATCAAAATCACGGAAGTCGGTCCGAGAGACGGGCTCCAGAACGAATCCTTACTCGTTTCCACTCAGGATAAACTTACTTTCATACATAAATTGGAAGAGGCGGGTCTTAAAAATATCGAAGCAACTTCTTTCGTTAAAAAAGAAGCGATTCCACAACTCTTCGACGCTAAAGAACTTTCAGCGTCCTTAAACTTGAGCGGAAAAACGAATTTTAGCGCACTCACACCGAATTTAAAAGGATACCAGGCTGCAAAAGAAGCCGGCTATAAAGAAGTCGCGGTCTTTACAGCGGCCTCCGAAAGTTTTACGAAACGAAATATCAATCGTACCATCGCCGAATCGATCCAAGGCTTTACGGAAATTTTTAAGGAAGCGAATAAAGACGGGATTCGAGTAAGAGGATACGTGTCCACCGTGATCGATTGTCCGTACGAGGGAAAAATCGATCCTAAAAAAGTCCTAGAGGTCGCTAAGATCTTATTGGACCAAGGAGCTTACGAAATCTCCCTAGGAGAGACTATCGGCACTGCGGTCCCCTCGGAAGTACAGGTTTTGCTGGAAACCATATTAACGGAAATTCCTGCGGAGAAATTGGCAGGGCATTTTCACGATACGTACGGGATGGCAATCTCGAACGTTCAAAAGTCGTACGATATGGGGATTCGCTCCTTCGATTCTTCGTCGGGAGGATTGGGAGGATGCCCTTACGCAAAAGGCGCTTCCGGTAATTTAGCCACGGAAGATCTATTATATTTCTTTCA is part of the Leptospira broomii serovar Hurstbridge str. 5399 genome and harbors:
- a CDS encoding ABC transporter ATP-binding protein; the encoded protein is MEAADSFPNYALEVKGVSLRSPEKKFLSDIFLRVDAGEFLAILGRSGSGKSTFLRVLLGLPFPSSWLLDGTVRFFGKKKSSHPSRTIQPVFQDPVSSFNPIWTMEASLSEPLRLFREEKEYPSLLQKWLPVLGLEEKDRNRLPSSFSGGELQRFALLRALLCRPKILLLDEATSALDPILNSEVLSALSKLRKEEGTTILWVTHNVKSASKFCTRIGVMDAGKLVEEGPAREISLNPRENETRLLFASSPGEGRK
- a CDS encoding hydroxymethylglutaryl-CoA lyase, with translation MPIKITEVGPRDGLQNESLLVSTQDKLTFIHKLEEAGLKNIEATSFVKKEAIPQLFDAKELSASLNLSGKTNFSALTPNLKGYQAAKEAGYKEVAVFTAASESFTKRNINRTIAESIQGFTEIFKEANKDGIRVRGYVSTVIDCPYEGKIDPKKVLEVAKILLDQGAYEISLGETIGTAVPSEVQVLLETILTEIPAEKLAGHFHDTYGMAISNVQKSYDMGIRSFDSSSGGLGGCPYAKGASGNLATEDLLYFFHKSGIQTGIGLDKVIEASSFMEGILNRKLASRSYIAWKAKASS